The Thermoclostridium stercorarium subsp. stercorarium DSM 8532 genome contains a region encoding:
- a CDS encoding RAMP superfamily CRISPR-associated protein encodes MGTVKYRVTINLLTPFNISSGQEKGGQAQKRTVLYKGKPYIPGSTIKGKIRWNFYRITELSHSENNCNCAMCALFGGQGYKPSKVYVDDFLPVDGENSGNKALAVRYGIAINRYTKTVADEHLYSQEVATGGKFSGYITVYFDNETVKYKRNLEMAIKMVENVGGGHSKGYGRALVQLEEV; translated from the coding sequence ATGGGAACGGTTAAATACAGGGTTACGATAAATTTGTTAACCCCGTTTAATATTTCCTCGGGTCAGGAAAAGGGCGGCCAGGCGCAAAAAAGGACGGTTCTGTATAAGGGCAAGCCCTATATTCCCGGAAGTACAATTAAAGGAAAAATACGGTGGAATTTTTACAGGATCACCGAATTAAGTCATTCAGAGAATAACTGCAATTGTGCCATGTGCGCCCTGTTTGGCGGTCAGGGATATAAGCCTTCGAAAGTATATGTAGACGACTTTTTGCCCGTTGACGGTGAAAATTCGGGAAATAAAGCGCTGGCCGTAAGATACGGTATTGCCATCAACAGATATACGAAGACCGTTGCGGACGAGCACCTGTATTCCCAGGAAGTGGCCACCGGCGGAAAATTCAGCGGTTATATAACGGTTTATTTTGACAATGAGACGGTGAAATACAAAAGAAACCTTGAGATGGCGATAAAAATGGTTGAAAATGTCGGTGGCGGGCACAGCAAAGGATATGGCAGGGCTCTGGTTCAATTGGAAGAAGTTTGA
- the csx7 gene encoding type III CRISPR-associated RAMP protein Csx7 — protein sequence MLLDKFHNRYIVKGTIVAETPIHIGAGNESIDPVETDNAVIKDKDGKPYIPGSSLKGALRSWLETFLRGSGSKLVGEKKPCLIVDKPCIDPSDKEIKKWLEEIKEKYEGKDDADRFVAEEIYRKLCPICRVFGSHYFASKITINDCRLKDEKTYIETRDRVAIDRDTGTASQGKKYDFEQVAAGTKFDFYMTADNLDEENEKILKIIIKVLESGNFTVGGKTSIGLGRIKLCDAKVYRIDQNSLESYLFNGLSEEMGWQYV from the coding sequence ATGTTACTGGATAAATTTCATAACAGATATATTGTAAAAGGCACCATTGTAGCCGAGACTCCGATACATATAGGAGCCGGAAATGAAAGCATAGATCCCGTTGAAACAGACAATGCGGTCATAAAGGATAAAGACGGCAAACCGTATATTCCCGGAAGTTCCCTTAAGGGGGCGCTGAGAAGCTGGCTTGAAACTTTTCTGAGGGGCAGCGGGAGCAAGCTTGTGGGCGAAAAAAAACCCTGCCTTATCGTGGACAAGCCCTGTATTGATCCGTCTGATAAAGAGATTAAGAAGTGGCTTGAGGAAATAAAAGAGAAATACGAAGGCAAGGATGATGCGGACAGGTTTGTCGCCGAGGAAATATACCGAAAACTTTGCCCGATATGTAGGGTATTCGGCTCTCACTATTTTGCTTCAAAAATAACGATAAATGATTGCAGGCTTAAGGACGAGAAGACTTATATTGAAACAAGAGACAGGGTTGCAATCGACAGGGACACCGGTACTGCTTCCCAAGGCAAGAAGTATGATTTCGAGCAGGTGGCGGCGGGGACAAAGTTTGATTTTTATATGACGGCCGACAACCTGGACGAGGAGAATGAAAAAATTTTGAAAATAATCATTAAGGTTTTGGAAAGCGGAAACTTTACGGTAGGCGGAAAAACGTCGATAGGGCTGGGAAGAATAAAGCTCTGCGATGCCAAGGTTTACAGAATTGATCAAAACAGCCTGGAAAGTTATTTATTCAACGGTTTAAGCGAAGAAATGGGGTGGCAGTATGTTTAG
- the csx7 gene encoding type III CRISPR-associated RAMP protein Csx7, translating to MFSRLYNEAVIEFDMHTESPLFIKSGLDDQLNPAAVEHTFFVTYKNGEPVPAIPGSSLKGVFRSTAEQLLKEHGVCNILSKVDSCSYRIRQEERNQEERNKSENQDNYGQMSLGEIRYKKSCPVCKLFGSQVLKSRITFNDACPVGEYKTGKRAAVAIDRITGASRSGALYDFEYIENAVFKCRIQLRNFFRWQVKLIFEIFNRIDDGYTTFGGFSSKGFGRMRIENVSMTVRYYDKGKKAEGYSDKELYIEKNITGREAISELLKDIKFDEAAFKGCDLKHDKAL from the coding sequence ATGTTTAGCAGACTGTATAACGAAGCCGTAATTGAGTTCGATATGCATACCGAAAGTCCGCTGTTCATAAAGTCAGGGCTGGACGACCAGCTTAACCCGGCTGCGGTGGAACATACGTTTTTTGTTACATATAAGAACGGCGAGCCCGTTCCTGCAATACCGGGAAGCTCACTGAAGGGCGTATTCAGAAGCACCGCTGAACAGCTTTTGAAAGAACATGGGGTGTGCAATATACTGAGTAAAGTAGATTCCTGCAGCTATCGCATAAGGCAGGAGGAAAGAAACCAGGAGGAAAGAAATAAAAGTGAAAATCAGGACAATTACGGACAAATGTCTCTTGGCGAAATACGGTACAAAAAAAGCTGCCCGGTCTGTAAACTTTTCGGTTCGCAGGTTTTAAAAAGCCGGATAACTTTTAACGATGCTTGTCCCGTGGGTGAATACAAAACCGGAAAAAGAGCTGCGGTTGCCATTGACCGGATTACGGGGGCAAGCAGGAGCGGAGCCCTATACGATTTTGAATACATAGAGAATGCTGTATTCAAATGCAGGATACAGTTAAGGAATTTTTTCAGATGGCAAGTCAAATTGATATTTGAAATATTTAACAGAATAGACGACGGATACACCACATTCGGCGGATTTTCGTCAAAGGGTTTCGGAAGGATGAGGATTGAAAACGTAAGCATGACTGTCCGCTATTATGACAAAGGAAAGAAAGCCGAAGGATATTCGGATAAGGAGCTTTATATTGAGAAAAACATAACAGGCAGGGAGGCTATTTCAGAACTTCTGAAGGATATTAAATTTGACGAGGCTGCTTTTAAAGGATGTGATCTGAAACATGATAAAGCCTTATGA
- a CDS encoding RAMP superfamily CRISPR-associated protein produces the protein MIKPYDFVPFLKYIPYKKGNAVYDKGKIPIRVKTLTPVHISSGEYAVNGKNLIYKEFIKINGIPVIPATSFKGCVRSIAESVSHSYPYMIDDKKKELIPEEKTGIGKTGDSNQRANDQNENKKKEDEIKCIVCDMFGMMNWRSRIAFGDLKGVPGKFRLEIRGIPASFNPHPEREFYMEDGKYKGYKFYRHGVNGIQPKGEVFREFVAEDSWFEGEIIYRDLTEEQIQLLCFSLGLSGDINPKIGYGKNFFYGSIEVTSDAKWVEKAKEYREKAEDDIKKNIDRLISILSYKNAVSSPDLVIW, from the coding sequence ATGATAAAGCCTTATGATTTTGTGCCCTTCCTGAAATATATCCCTTATAAAAAGGGCAATGCGGTGTATGATAAGGGAAAAATTCCAATCCGGGTTAAAACCCTCACTCCTGTACATATTTCCTCCGGGGAATATGCTGTAAACGGAAAAAATTTGATCTATAAAGAATTTATAAAAATAAACGGTATACCTGTTATACCGGCCACAAGTTTTAAGGGATGCGTGAGAAGCATAGCCGAAAGTGTTTCCCACAGCTATCCGTATATGATTGACGACAAAAAGAAGGAATTAATCCCTGAAGAAAAGACTGGCATAGGAAAAACAGGCGATTCAAACCAACGCGCCAATGACCAAAACGAAAACAAGAAAAAGGAAGACGAGATAAAATGTATAGTCTGTGACATGTTTGGAATGATGAACTGGAGAAGCAGAATTGCTTTCGGCGATTTAAAGGGTGTTCCCGGCAAATTCAGACTTGAGATCAGGGGAATTCCGGCAAGTTTCAACCCGCACCCTGAAAGGGAATTTTATATGGAAGACGGAAAGTACAAAGGATATAAATTTTACAGACACGGCGTAAACGGAATTCAGCCCAAAGGTGAAGTATTCCGTGAATTTGTTGCTGAGGATTCTTGGTTTGAAGGTGAAATTATTTACAGGGACCTGACCGAGGAACAAATCCAGTTGCTTTGTTTTTCGTTAGGTTTAAGCGGCGATATAAATCCCAAAATCGGATACGGAAAAAACTTTTTTTACGGGAGCATTGAAGTGACTTCAGACGCAAAGTGGGTGGAAAAGGCGAAAGAATACAGGGAAAAAGCCGAAGACGACATAAAGAAAAACATTGACCGGCTTATTTCGATTCTGAGTTATAAAAACGCGGTAAGTTCACCGGATTTGGTAATATGGTAA
- the csx20 gene encoding CRISPR-associated protein Csx20, producing the protein MLKFISLLGTNAYLPCNYYVRGREDLKVENCRYVQKAILDILKRENIVPDKIVIFTTEEAYKNNWIGNEEKPGLREELEKFEKEIKEIKGMNAGESIVESVSIPNGTKEEDLWDIFRIILDQIEENDEIIFDITHSFRYLPMLVFIVINYARVVKKCKLNSIFYGAFEVLGKMSDVQKIPVEDRNAPIFDLTSFVDLFDWTVGIDRYLNTGDVSVVYDQTFRQMKRINQEKSKSAAFLDQDVDKKTLFMDSTLVKRLSKSMKEFSDVLFTCRGLSLTESVSKLKDNLTAVMENASKQHIVPLLPLLEMMKDRFDRFSKDDKYINVIEAAKWCADNKMYQQGLTILEEGLISYACEKLGYRDLNELIKTDNRSRAISYAYVVFNELGKKDKKARNNPLLNLKPDTTTELLILLYQISQIRNDINHAGWREDPSEPGVFEEKLHEFIKSAERIILSERGDTGFTAECVDGNNANRGRKMLLIFSHGLTVKQKEDAEKRFGISEFVTLPSELQEKWSNIPPDLEDLRDYLRDILEWINAYGQKGDYALVQGDFGVTFITVNYCRSKGIIPLYSTTRRNVNEEKNGNKVKSLREFEHVMFREYKI; encoded by the coding sequence ATGTTAAAGTTTATTTCACTTCTTGGTACGAATGCATATTTGCCCTGTAATTATTACGTCAGAGGCAGGGAGGATTTAAAGGTTGAAAACTGCCGTTATGTGCAGAAGGCAATTTTGGATATTCTGAAAAGGGAAAATATAGTTCCTGATAAGATAGTTATTTTTACAACCGAAGAGGCATACAAAAATAACTGGATTGGAAACGAAGAAAAACCGGGATTAAGAGAAGAACTTGAAAAATTTGAAAAAGAAATAAAGGAAATTAAAGGAATGAACGCCGGGGAAAGTATTGTGGAAAGTGTCAGTATACCCAATGGTACCAAGGAGGAAGATCTTTGGGATATATTCAGGATAATTCTTGACCAGATAGAAGAGAATGATGAAATTATATTTGATATTACCCATTCTTTCAGATATCTGCCGATGCTCGTTTTTATAGTAATCAATTATGCGCGTGTGGTAAAAAAATGCAAATTGAACAGCATTTTTTACGGGGCCTTTGAAGTACTGGGAAAAATGTCTGATGTTCAAAAAATTCCGGTGGAAGACAGAAATGCGCCGATATTTGATCTTACGTCATTTGTGGATTTGTTTGACTGGACGGTGGGAATTGACAGATATTTAAACACCGGAGACGTTTCGGTTGTATACGATCAGACATTCCGACAAATGAAAAGGATAAATCAGGAAAAAAGCAAGTCTGCCGCATTTTTGGATCAGGATGTAGATAAAAAAACGTTATTTATGGACTCAACACTGGTAAAAAGGCTTTCAAAATCGATGAAGGAATTCAGCGACGTGTTGTTTACCTGCAGGGGCCTGAGTTTGACCGAATCGGTCTCCAAGCTAAAGGACAATCTTACCGCGGTCATGGAAAACGCTTCAAAACAGCATATAGTGCCGTTGCTTCCGCTTCTTGAAATGATGAAGGACAGATTTGACAGGTTCAGCAAGGACGACAAATACATAAACGTTATCGAGGCGGCCAAATGGTGTGCTGATAATAAAATGTACCAACAGGGGCTGACAATACTGGAAGAAGGCCTGATAAGCTACGCCTGCGAAAAACTGGGTTACAGGGATTTAAACGAATTAATAAAAACCGATAACAGGAGCAGGGCGATTTCCTACGCTTATGTTGTCTTCAATGAACTGGGCAAAAAAGACAAAAAGGCCAGGAATAACCCGTTGTTAAATTTGAAACCCGATACGACAACCGAACTGCTTATACTGCTGTATCAGATTTCCCAAATCAGAAATGACATTAATCATGCGGGCTGGCGTGAAGATCCATCCGAACCGGGTGTTTTTGAGGAAAAACTTCATGAATTTATCAAATCGGCGGAAAGAATTATCTTGTCTGAAAGGGGCGATACCGGATTTACGGCGGAATGCGTTGACGGCAATAATGCGAACAGGGGAAGGAAAATGCTTCTTATATTTTCCCATGGACTTACGGTCAAACAAAAAGAAGACGCCGAAAAACGGTTCGGGATATCGGAATTTGTTACTCTGCCTTCTGAATTGCAGGAAAAATGGTCAAACATTCCCCCCGATTTGGAGGATCTGAGGGATTACCTCAGGGATATTCTTGAATGGATTAATGCGTACGGTCAAAAGGGGGACTATGCACTCGTACAGGGGGATTTCGGGGTCACATTCATTACCGTTAATTACTGCCGCTCTAAAGGGATTATCCCTTTGTATTCAACAACCAGAAGGAACGTTAATGAGGAGAAAAACGGCAACAAGGTAAAATCCCTGAGAGAGTTTGAGCATGTAATGTTCAGGGAATATAAGATTTGA
- a CDS encoding sugar phosphate isomerase/epimerase family protein: MIESMHKFMRVGLIHFMAFPETMKGEGPIIETIRKIATDDYFDAVEVTYIKDDSVRAQVKKILETAHMSVSFGAQPMLLATGLNVNDLNEERRREAVELLKKGIDQAHELGAEGFAFLSGKYDDNKKEEAYQSLLKSTRELCSYAEKKGNLRVALEIFDYDIDKKSLIGPTPLAKRFAEDMRRECGNFGLMVDLSHIPMLRETIEEAIIPIKDYIVHAHMGNCVIKDPKLPAYGDLHPRFGFPDSENDVEQLTEYLRVLRKIGFINEENPPIVSFEVKPFGDEDPDLVIANAKRVLNIAWSRV, from the coding sequence ATGATTGAATCCATGCATAAATTTATGAGAGTGGGGCTGATTCATTTTATGGCTTTTCCCGAAACGATGAAAGGGGAAGGGCCGATTATTGAGACCATACGAAAAATAGCGACGGATGATTATTTTGACGCCGTTGAGGTTACGTATATAAAAGATGACAGTGTCAGAGCACAGGTTAAAAAAATTCTTGAAACGGCACATATGTCGGTTTCCTTCGGAGCACAGCCGATGCTTCTTGCAACGGGGCTGAATGTCAATGATCTCAATGAAGAACGAAGGCGGGAAGCGGTGGAATTACTGAAAAAGGGAATAGATCAGGCTCATGAACTGGGAGCTGAAGGCTTTGCATTCCTGAGCGGTAAATATGATGATAATAAAAAAGAAGAAGCCTATCAGTCTTTGCTTAAATCCACCAGGGAGCTTTGCAGTTATGCGGAAAAGAAGGGGAATCTCAGGGTTGCACTTGAAATCTTCGATTATGATATTGACAAAAAGAGTCTGATTGGTCCTACGCCACTGGCGAAAAGATTTGCCGAAGACATGAGAAGGGAATGCGGGAATTTCGGTCTGATGGTTGATTTAAGCCATATACCGATGCTTAGGGAAACAATTGAAGAAGCAATTATTCCCATTAAGGATTATATAGTTCATGCCCATATGGGCAATTGTGTAATAAAAGATCCGAAACTTCCTGCATACGGCGATCTGCATCCCCGGTTTGGTTTCCCGGACAGTGAGAACGATGTGGAACAGCTGACCGAATATTTAAGGGTTCTCAGAAAAATAGGCTTTATTAATGAGGAGAATCCTCCTATTGTAAGTTTTGAAGTTAAACCCTTCGGCGACGAAGATCCCGATTTGGTTATTGCAAACGCAAAAAGAGTTTTAAATATTGCATGGAGCAGGGTTTAA
- a CDS encoding D-2-hydroxyacid dehydrogenase translates to MKIVVLDGYALNPGDLSWDELKQLGETEIYDYTPFDKTIERAEGADIVLTNKTPLMEREISQLPRLKYIGVLATGYNVVDVEAAKKRNIVVTNVPAYGTKSVAQMTFALLLELTQHVQRHSDAVFNGEWTNSRDFCFWKYPLIELDGKTMGIIGFGNIGQAVADIAVAFGMNVLGYSRRRTDQSHRKNFRWAELDELLAESDVVSLHCPLTPETKGIVNIETLRKMKKSAFLINTGRGPLVVEEDLAYALNNDIIAGAGLDVLSVEPPKADNPLFRAKNCVITPHIAWATKEARLRLMHTAVENVKAFLKGEPVNVVNN, encoded by the coding sequence TTGAAGATAGTGGTTTTGGACGGGTATGCGCTTAATCCGGGCGATTTGTCGTGGGATGAATTAAAGCAGCTGGGAGAGACCGAAATATACGATTATACTCCTTTTGACAAAACAATAGAGCGGGCTGAAGGAGCCGACATAGTACTGACAAACAAGACTCCGTTAATGGAAAGGGAAATAAGTCAGTTACCGAGGCTTAAATATATAGGAGTTCTGGCTACCGGTTATAACGTGGTTGATGTCGAGGCTGCAAAGAAAAGGAATATAGTGGTAACAAATGTTCCTGCCTATGGAACGAAATCGGTGGCGCAGATGACATTTGCCCTGCTTCTGGAACTTACCCAGCACGTCCAGCGGCACAGCGACGCGGTTTTTAACGGCGAATGGACAAATTCAAGGGATTTCTGTTTCTGGAAATATCCGCTTATAGAGCTTGACGGCAAAACAATGGGCATAATCGGTTTCGGGAATATAGGCCAAGCTGTTGCTGACATTGCCGTAGCTTTCGGAATGAATGTATTGGGATACAGCAGGCGCAGAACCGACCAGTCCCACAGGAAAAATTTCAGGTGGGCTGAGCTGGACGAGCTTTTGGCCGAATCTGACGTGGTAAGCCTTCATTGCCCGTTGACTCCAGAAACCAAAGGCATAGTCAACATTGAAACGCTGAGGAAAATGAAGAAAAGCGCATTCCTCATAAATACCGGCAGGGGGCCGCTGGTTGTCGAAGAGGATTTGGCATATGCCCTTAACAACGACATTATAGCCGGAGCAGGCCTCGACGTATTGTCGGTTGAACCGCCGAAGGCCGACAATCCGTTGTTCCGCGCCAAAAACTGTGTAATTACGCCGCATATAGCATGGGCTACAAAAGAAGCGAGGCTCAGACTTATGCACACGGCGGTGGAAAACGTGAAAGCCTTTCTGAAAGGCGAGCCGGTTAATGTTGTTAATAATTAA
- a CDS encoding glycoside hydrolase family 3 C-terminal domain-containing protein, with product MTLKEKIALCEGKNFWETRDFPQYGIPSIFMCDGPHGLRKQEVTGREPSGVNESRPATCFPAAVSTACSWDEELLGKIGAAIAEEALDQGVGVFLGPGVNIKRNPLCGRNFEYFSEDPYLAGKLAASYIKNAQKNGIATCVKHFACNNQEYRRFNSDSVIDERTLREIYLTPFEIAVREGRPKAVMCAYNKINGVYCSDNKVLLTDILRNEWGFEGVVITDWGAMNDRIAAFKAGCDLNMPGGSNYMEQEVLDAVARGELSEAEIDRSAERIKKMVREAYEVLGNRTGCDYNAHHELARIAAEQSAVLLKNEDDILPLKEWQKIAIVGDMAGNMRYQGSGSSHINPTKLVQPADVLKSRASVEEADVAVVFAGLPPEYESEGFDRDSMEMPPEQVRLIEETAAKNPNTVVVLFCGAPVETPWADRVKGILYMGLPGQAGGEAVKNLLYGIANPSGKLAETWPIRYSDCPSAAYYPQRDGQYREGIYVGYRYYDKANVRVRWKFGFGLSYTEFAYSNPQINGETVKITVTNTGKRAGAEVVQLYIAPPHDGIHRPVKELKRFAKVFLTPGESREISFTLDNRCFAVWDGGWKVPEGKYTVLVGGNPDKLTVAGVVEKAGEKIKVPYWQPGSWYEKPFGPPPLEQWEKMIGSKYVPYTPQKGNFTMNDTLAEMKKDSFIMRILYWYVKISVTRGMKRGTAEYRMMVESSVGSPLRNLQISGGMSGKIFRGLLAIANGKYIKGLRTLLKNDGMY from the coding sequence ATGACTTTGAAGGAAAAGATAGCGCTGTGTGAAGGGAAAAACTTCTGGGAAACGCGGGATTTTCCGCAATATGGAATTCCGTCAATATTCATGTGTGACGGCCCCCATGGACTGCGCAAGCAGGAAGTAACCGGCAGGGAGCCTTCAGGTGTAAATGAATCCAGACCTGCCACCTGTTTCCCTGCCGCGGTTTCCACTGCATGCAGCTGGGATGAGGAGTTATTGGGGAAAATAGGCGCCGCTATTGCCGAGGAGGCATTGGATCAGGGCGTGGGGGTGTTTCTCGGACCGGGAGTGAATATTAAGCGTAATCCGCTGTGCGGACGGAACTTTGAATATTTCTCTGAAGATCCGTATCTTGCAGGGAAGTTGGCGGCAAGTTATATAAAAAACGCCCAAAAGAACGGTATAGCGACCTGCGTTAAGCATTTTGCATGCAATAATCAGGAATACAGGCGTTTTAATTCGGATTCGGTCATCGATGAACGGACATTAAGGGAGATTTACCTCACGCCTTTTGAAATTGCGGTACGCGAAGGCAGACCAAAGGCAGTAATGTGTGCCTACAACAAAATAAACGGCGTCTACTGCAGTGACAATAAGGTACTTTTGACCGATATTCTGAGGAATGAGTGGGGATTTGAAGGCGTGGTCATAACAGACTGGGGAGCGATGAATGATCGTATTGCTGCCTTTAAGGCGGGATGCGACCTGAATATGCCTGGCGGAAGCAACTATATGGAACAGGAGGTTCTGGATGCCGTTGCGCGGGGTGAACTGAGCGAAGCTGAGATAGACCGGAGTGCGGAACGGATCAAAAAAATGGTGCGGGAAGCGTATGAGGTACTGGGAAACAGAACGGGCTGTGATTATAACGCCCACCACGAACTGGCCCGTATTGCAGCTGAGCAAAGCGCGGTGCTTCTGAAAAACGAGGATGACATCCTTCCGCTTAAAGAGTGGCAAAAAATTGCGATTGTAGGTGACATGGCGGGAAACATGCGGTACCAGGGCTCCGGCTCAAGCCATATTAATCCGACAAAACTGGTTCAGCCTGCCGATGTTCTGAAAAGCAGAGCAAGCGTGGAAGAAGCCGATGTAGCAGTAGTGTTTGCCGGACTTCCGCCTGAATATGAAAGCGAAGGTTTTGATCGCGACAGCATGGAAATGCCTCCGGAACAGGTGAGACTGATTGAGGAGACGGCGGCAAAAAATCCGAACACCGTGGTGGTGCTGTTTTGCGGTGCGCCTGTGGAAACACCGTGGGCTGACAGGGTTAAAGGCATATTGTATATGGGGTTGCCCGGTCAGGCGGGGGGCGAAGCGGTGAAAAATCTGTTATATGGTATTGCCAATCCCTCAGGCAAGCTTGCCGAAACCTGGCCAATACGGTACAGCGATTGTCCGTCGGCGGCATATTACCCGCAACGTGACGGGCAGTACCGTGAAGGCATTTATGTCGGTTACCGTTATTATGACAAAGCCAATGTCCGGGTACGCTGGAAGTTTGGGTTTGGACTGAGTTATACCGAGTTTGCCTATTCAAATCCCCAAATCAACGGTGAAACCGTTAAAATCACGGTGACAAACACCGGAAAACGCGCAGGCGCCGAAGTGGTACAGCTTTATATTGCTCCTCCTCATGACGGAATTCACCGCCCGGTTAAGGAATTGAAACGATTTGCGAAAGTTTTTCTTACTCCAGGTGAAAGCAGGGAAATAAGCTTTACTCTGGACAATCGATGTTTTGCGGTTTGGGACGGAGGCTGGAAGGTGCCGGAGGGAAAGTACACCGTTCTTGTGGGGGGAAATCCTGACAAGCTGACGGTGGCAGGGGTTGTTGAAAAGGCAGGTGAAAAAATAAAAGTTCCGTACTGGCAGCCGGGTTCATGGTATGAAAAACCCTTCGGCCCACCCCCTCTTGAACAGTGGGAAAAAATGATTGGATCGAAGTATGTTCCGTATACTCCGCAAAAAGGGAATTTTACCATGAACGATACCCTTGCTGAGATGAAAAAAGATTCGTTCATCATGCGGATACTGTACTGGTATGTAAAAATAAGTGTTACCAGAGGTATGAAACGGGGCACGGCCGAATACCGGATGATGGTTGAGTCCAGTGTGGGAAGTCCGCTCCGCAATTTGCAGATTTCGGGCGGTATGAGCGGAAAAATATTCAGGGGGCTGTTGGCTATCGCAAACGGCAAATACATCAAAGGGTTGAGAACTTTACTGAAAAATGATGGCATGTATTGA